The nucleotide sequence gttggcgttaggaagggcatccagctgtagaaactctgccagatcagactggagcctggtgcaggccctggcttcccagaccccggtcgaaccgtccaacctgtgctagcgcagaaaacggacgttagacgatgatgatgatgatgaaattatagatataataaaaaaaaatatacagtacactttctacttcgcggatttttacCTATCGCAGgggtttttggaacataacacccgcgatagtcgaggggttACTGTATTTATCGATTTGCAAATCTAGATATCTCTCTCTTATGAAGATCACTAGAACTGGAATTAAAGCTGCATTTGACATCTCATTTCCCTTGATATCACTCATCTATTACCTTCATATCTTGGTAGAATCTTACTACTTGTTCATCACTGACGTCTCCCAAATTCTGTGCAAACTGATCTGGATGACTGTATCTTGATGCATATTTTGCATCCCAGTGAATAAAAATACCAAAACATTTTTCCAATAATTTCCTGGTAATTCACTACTTCGTTGGACCCCGTTTTTTAACGCATATCATGttatctgtctctatatataaaacacaggatgtgtgtctgtgtgtgtgtgtgtttgtcatgtaAAAGCTCGAAATTCACACAatcgattttaatgaaattttacacatgcattacatagCGTCCATGCGGGCACAGGGGAGATAAGCcgcattttaaaagaattttcgcAGTGTTAAGACCCGTAACTAGAAGAGTATCCAATCGCTTTCCTTCAAATTTGCAGCCAACATTAATCAGGCTCCTGGGATTGCTGTTGGCTAAACAAAATTTCCGACGCCAACTATGTCTCCCCAACCACCATGCACATTAATTCGATTTGagtaggatcttttccttttgaacggcatatgtcaacacaatttctagttaactaaacacttttaaacttcgtatactggtagaatgtttataaaacatcatttttttcttggctttattgagaaaattctatagtttgtaagatatttccactttaaaatcgagcatttcggcaattttaaccaatcgctgacctccatttaggtaaacaacattccgtgctgtatgaatatgtccctcctttaagaaacagattgggtttatttacatttgcgaagaaaaaaagatacccccccaaccctaaaacagattgaaatgcaatagatcgatactagggttataattatgggtgacattttcatttgacaccgctagaaaaaaatccaattttccgtagcggtgtcgtatagAGTAAATGAGTAGCTAATAGTGATGTCCTGTATGAGGCATCTGTCTGTAACCCAAGGGTAAAGTCTGTGGGATCTCTATCCCACTGGCCCTAGAACTGGGGGAGTACTGACCgtgactgggggggggggtcgtttaataattttatatttttgtaacaaGCAAAGTGACTTGTATTCAGTAGATATGATAATCCTTGAAGAGCGACTCGAGTGGCTTGCTAAgcgaagataaaaatatatttacatatactcaaTGAATGATTTTCTTAGCCCCAATTAAAACAGCGATAAATCGTAAACAGTAAAACTCACTGCCGGACTTAAAAAAATAGCGAAGTACAGCAACCCTGCTCTCTAGTGATTAGAGGTGAGTTCTCACTATACGAACAATGTCACTTCCGCTATGTCATTCTCGCTCCAGCTGGAGTTGTCgatctgttatttatttttttatttacacatatacttTAATAGTAATAACTAATTAACTCCTGTAATTAACTAAAGAGATTGTTCATTAACCAGAAGACAATAGAGAAGTAGAAAAATGTTCTGCTCAATCTATCAATGCCCTCATCGATTTTAAGTCTTGCTCCTTCAGTATATCACTCATTTCATTTTAGAACTCAATTATTTAATCTACGAACTACATTATTGCGTAAGtatcatttataaattttacatatttatagaaaaactTGAAACTCAAACTGCTATTGTGCCTACAAGAACCACGTGGAGGTAATGGTGGGTAACTATTTTATAGAATCTGCTAGAATTGAACGACAAATGTAGAAGTTTCTCATCTGTCGGGCTTCATGTGAATAAAATATGCTTAATTTGTTGGCTAGGAAAGAGTTGCAGAAAAAAAGTTGATCGGACTTTCAGAATAGTTataaactactttttttttttttttttttgaatttgcccatttctttctttagaAAAGggaaattcgcaaaaattttctgaaaagtacaaaaaaaaaagaaaaaattcggTTATAAGGGTGCtttaaaccagaattccgccgttgtttccttcatttttcagCATTCTTGTTTCATCCAACAATTGTCAAagaattttttccaaaaaatttaattttttgaaaacattCTCCCATTCCgtctcctttctcttcctcatGAGATAATGATAACTATTCCGAAGCTTCTCCAAAAATCgttaatataatgtatattcagTTGAAAACATGGCGTAACCCGTTAGATTTTATCTATTTTGAATAATACCATTTGGAAATATGGGTAATGCCGTTACATTGGGGGATCTCCTACACAAATCTTGGAGAAGTAATGGAAACCGTCGCGAAATTTACAAATGGAGGAAATTAAACTTGTCAGTTACGAAGGttgattaataaaacaaaattattgttataaacagagatttttatatatattcgattGAAATAGTTCTTTATGTGTCCAGTTTCATTTTGATGCTGTTCATAACaattttaaaaagattatttACATTCTTTCGAAGGATTGAACCTCTGCATACTTCCTAGTGAAATTTTCCAAGGTGTTGattgcaacattttttttttattttagcaagATAATCGCAATCTGTGTTATAGAAAAGATATCTCAAGGAAATTTTGTTTCCCCAAAATATGCAACTCACAAAGTTCGGCGTGTAGGACTGCATTATCATCTCCTCAAAAAGTTATTTCCCTATCCTTCCATAATTGTAATTTTCACCATCTAAAATGTATCTCTGGGAAATTAGTTCTTTAAGCAAGTTATGGGGGTGGTGATACTTCTGTAGTTACacctttttgaaatattttcaagcaTATTTGCAAGAACTTTAGTTAATGGATCCTTGAAATTCTGAGTACCACTAACAATATTTGTAATTTCAAATCAGTTTATAgtgtatattttgaaaacaattcacaaaatagtaattttttgGTTAATGGCTTGAAGTATTAGCttcattatttttgtaatttcgaTTGCATTACCTGACGTCAATTTGTTCGAGTGACTTACTAAAGTAGATGGTTGCACACCTTATTCTTTCCTAGTTAACAATTGATTTCCTTCCTTGGATTATTGCAGATGACTACTAACTTTTTGTTTATGCATTTCATTATTCTGTCTTTATTTAAATTCCACAGATGTTAATATCCTTCTATACACGTTGGTAaaagcttcatcatcatcctttgacATCTGTCTTCCATATTGGCACAGTTTAGATGGCTCCATAGGATTTCACAAGCCAACAGACTGTCATGCTTCAATGGCATGGTTTCTTcaactggaagcccttcctaatcgcaaccactttacagaatgtactggatgcagcattaatgatgataatgattttcatTTACAAGTATAAAAGTCTATATCTATTGTTTTTGAGATGGTGTAGGAGTTACTTTCATTCCAGCACCTTTCATACAGATCTCTCAGGTTGAAGACTTATGTTGCTATACCCCTGTCGGTCTTTTTCAATTTGTGATGATGACAAGcatcataatgataatattttgtaCATTTACTGCAGTGTTGACCATTGTTAACTGGTAGTATGTGAAAACTGCAAGAGTTCAATGAAGTTAGAAGAGTCAAAGTAATTTTGTGAATATAAGGCAAatatctgatgtatatatattttttttctgttgttagtaTAGTTTACTAATATGGAAAACTTCCTTTTAAAGACATTTTTGCAATAacaattgttttcaattttttcaatGTTCCTGTTGTGTTCATAAATTACTGATAAAGAAAAGAACTGTAGTTGTCAGTATTGAAGACTACAATGGAGTTACAATTATTCTTCCCTGGAATCAAGACTGAAAATTCTTATTCCAATGTTTAACTGGAAAATTTACCATGAAGTTTTAATTGTACAGACTAATGTCTTGTTATATCTCGTTAACTAATGCAAGTttaatgattgtttatttttcttgttattaatTACAAGATTCTGTCATCATAAATCCCTATTCTATTTTTAACAGCCAAACCATCACACTTTAATGAAGATCATCATACAgggaaattataaattaaaagagaaaattatggaTCAGAAACTAGAGCCTGAGAATACTGATTCATCTATCCATACAGAAGAAAATACACgaaaatacaggaaaataacTTACCATGAACGTAATCGCAAAGATGAAAAACTATACCAATGTTATTTATGTGATAAAACATTCTCTACAAAGGGTCATTTATCTTCCCACTTATGTATCCAAAATGGTAAAAAACCCTAccgatgtgatatctgtggtaaaacatttgccTACAGTGGTTATTTGTCAAACCACAAAtttgttcatacaggagaaagaccATACTCTTGTGATATTTGTAACTTAACATTTACTAGAACGGGTCATTTGCTTGATCACAAACTTGCTCATACAGGAAAAAAACCATTCCGTTGTGATTTTTGCCATAAAACAGTACCCACAATTAGAGATTTACATTTGCACCTTTGTAGACACAGAGGAGAGGGAGCATCTTATCATTGTGATGCATGTGATCAAACATTCTTCCGAAGTGCTAGTTTAGATCAACACAAATGtatccacacaggagagaaaccatatcaatgtgatagcTGTGGTAAAAAATTTTCTACAGAGGTTTCTTTGTCTTGTCACAGACGTATGCACACAAGAATAAGACCTTTATATCAGTGTGAGTTTTGTGGTAAAGCATTTTCAAGAGGTGATTCTTTTACTAAACACAAACTTATCCACACTAAAAAGAGACCATataaatgtgatatctgtggtaaagcatATTCTACAAAGACATTTTTGGCATaccatgtaagtatgcatacagAAGGAAAACCTTCAAAGAAATGAGTTAACTTTCCACAAAGATATTCACGTAGGAGAAAAGCTATTGATATACTATGAAATCTGTagtaaaacttttgcatagtCATTTCTTAACAGCTATATTCACAGAGGAAGGAagaccataccattgtgatatctgtaatgatacacttcctaaaagtAAAcatatccataagggaggtaaaTCATAGCTATGGTGACACTTTGTAATAAACAGTTACCATCAATTAATGTCCAattttctatacttgcatggaTCTGATGAAATTCTTTGAGGCATGTTTTCCctagccagatgcctttccttttGCCatttctcacctgtttccaagctagGTAAAGGATGTCATTTCTATGACTGCGATAATCATAATTTTTGCACGATGTCAGGACAAGGAGAAACAAATGTAtgaacctctttcagtttctgtctaccagactccctcacaagctttggttggctAAAATTATTCTccacaatataaaaatatttgtcttgctctgaaataattttaaacttgAACTCACTAGAGTTAGTAATCAAAGGATAGGAATCTAGCTCTTAGTTAGGACTCAGTCATCATCAGTGCCATCATAACTGCACATATTCACTATACTTGTTTGTACATCCATAAATATCCAGAACAAATCACTTGCTGCTGTATTTTTGATAATTGGTGTCTCTTAGAATTCTATAATACACCATGATATTGTTAAACTGACACCAacctaatttattttgtattttgcctGATATATGGGGTGACTGAATGAAATCTAGTTGTTCTAAATTCACAATTCCTTGGTTATTTCATCCAGATGATCTATTCTAGAGGttcatcattattgtttcaacacatacttttccatgcttacatggaccagatgaagtttattgaagcagattttctatgatcaAATGTCTTTCTGTTGTCAATCCACCTCTGTTTCAAAACAAGGTAAAAATTCCTCATAGCCTGACATGTTTTTGCATATATTAGAATTGAATGATACTGCTTGTAgaacagtgacacttgtttacatctATCATACTATgtcaaagagacacaaacatattctcactctctctctcactcacgcacacatacttgtatacaacaggcttctttcagtctaccaaatacactcataaggctttggttggtctgcaGCCATGTTAGATGACactgcccaaagtgtcatgcctTGGACATCCTTTTATATTTATGATACTGAAAAtgctcagagaccaacttccaccacattccagggagaaaaactagaaattgttgatagcttccgtta is from Octopus sinensis linkage group LG7, ASM634580v1, whole genome shotgun sequence and encodes:
- the LOC115214108 gene encoding zinc finger protein 239 is translated as MKIIIQGNYKLKEKIMDQKLEPENTDSSIHTEENTRKYRKITYHERNRKDEKLYQCYLCDKTFSTKGHLSSHLCIQNGKKPYRCDICGKTFAYSGYLSNHKFVHTGERPYSCDICNLTFTRTGHLLDHKLAHTGKKPFRCDFCHKTVPTIRDLHLHLCRHRGEGASYHCDACDQTFFRSASLDQHKCIHTGEKPYQCDSCGKKFSTEVSLSCHRRMHTRIRPLYQCEFCGKAFSRGDSFTKHKLIHTKKRPYKCDICGKAYSTKTFLAYHVSMHTEGKPSKK